A stretch of the Neisseria sp. DTU_2020_1000833_1_SI_GRL_NUU_006 genome encodes the following:
- the trxA gene encoding thioredoxin TrxA, whose translation MSSELIIHTTDANFEQDVLKSDVPVLLDFWAPWCGPCKMIAPILDDIAAEFEGRLKVVKLNIDENEATPAKFGVRGIPTLMVFKNGENVATKVGALAKGQLTAFVNASLA comes from the coding sequence ATGAGCAGCGAACTGATTATCCACACTACTGATGCAAATTTCGAACAAGACGTTTTGAAATCCGACGTTCCCGTATTGCTGGACTTCTGGGCACCTTGGTGCGGCCCTTGCAAAATGATCGCTCCGATCTTGGACGACATCGCCGCCGAATTTGAAGGTCGTCTGAAAGTCGTCAAACTCAACATCGACGAAAACGAAGCCACCCCCGCCAAATTCGGCGTGCGCGGTATTCCGACGCTGATGGTGTTTAAAAACGGCGAAAACGTCGCCACCAAAGTTGGTGCTTTGGCAAAAGGTCAGTTGACCGCATTTGTAAACGCTTCTTTGGCTTAA